The DNA window aagagaactgcggtgagaaaaacagcatttttagCAACGTAtgtcccggcattgtatggcaacacgtccaatgttatataATTGCCTAtagtgttcgattggattcgttttttgacagctaaacgcgaatccaatcgattcaaaatggagtctccgcagttctctttctagagtttttctagtgtgTACATATTTAGACTCACCGTGGAAATGAGCgtgaacatgtgttgaataaaTATCTTTCTTTGTTCTCGGTGGACGATGTCGTGAACAATTGCAGTCGCGATCAACGATATCACGCTCAACTGACAGTTTACAATTTGTCGGAATGCAATCTGGCGAACGTTCACCGTGAACAGCGAAAACATTTGTATTCACCACTCCGCATCGATTCCGTCCATTATTGCGTTGACAGTTTCGATGAACAAGGAAAATATTCACTGCAAACCTATTTCattggaatatttaaaatgatcggggAATATGAATATTATTGCATCGATTCAATtaattgtgcatggattcgCCAAGTATATTAATGTATTATTATTTAGTTccattttcatcaatttctatgCGCCAATAAGTGAAACATCAAAAAACCAATTTGGTGCGCTTCAAGTTCACATTCATTTTCACCAAAGGTGTAAATAGGCATTAAGTAGATAAAAAGTCTACGCTAAGCGTCAACTTCTCATTTGCTGTCTTTCTTCATCGTTTCGATCCTAATTGAactttttcaagaaattaaaTCCATGATGAAAAATCGAGTGCTTTTAGTATCTTTTTCTCTTCTACATGGATTTGCTTCGTTTCATTGCAACATTGCATTGCAATTGTTTTCTAATTCAGTCACACTGTACATTGCACAGTCACACAGTACatgttcaaaaaaaatttaaattattgcaGTTGCTCACCTTCCTGATGATTACATATAAGGGAGCAGCATAAAATTAATACAAATACATATGTTAGCCGAATTTTACTTCAAGTTCCTTACAATTAACGCTATTGTTTGGAGAAAATCTTGTTCGCCATTTTGCAGTGTTTTCTTTCATTACAGTAGGTTTGAGGTAGTGTATTTAGTTGcacaatttattcatttcggcTAACAGCATTACTATATTTAATTACTGATTCAATAGAAATGTATTGCATAGAGTATTTTAGTACCACTTACTAGCTTACAATTGTTTCATACATCTACCAAAATTTTAAGTATCTAAAAAAGTCGATGCTTCCAGGCGTTGAGTTCCATGACAACAAGTCACCAAGTTGCTTCAGCACAGCCCGGTCAACTCACGCAACCAGGATCGAATCGTGAAAGTTTCAGTGGACCTAACACCGCACATCAAACGTACGATATacttaaattttaatttaattggcCGCTCATTAAACAAACACCATTTTTTATTGTGATTAACAGTTTTCCCCAGCCTTTACAAGTGCCCGGATCTACAAGCAATAGTCAACGGAGTTCATTCTCCGGAGCCTCGGGGACACCCCGTCAACCAAGTCCTGTTGGACAAACTCCACCGAATCCGTTTCTTTATGGCACCGATGTTGACTCGGTAGATGTAGCGACCCGCGTCGCTATGGTTCGGTTCTTCAACTCACAAAACACGCTAGCCAACTTTACGGAACATACGCGAACGCTTCGTTTATATCCCCGTCCGGTGGTGGCGTTCCAAATCAACAGCTTTCTACGTTCGCGACCAAGGGCTTCCAATTTCCTCAATAAATTTGCACGAACACAAGCCGTTGAGTGGTTAGCAGAATGGTCGTTAACTCCAACAAACGTAGCCTTCTTGAGGGTTCAAACAGGAGTGCTAGATCCAGGGCAGGTCGGCGATAAACCAAAATGGTACTCACACACTCTGACACCTATCAAATTTCCCGTATGGGATGATAACGGATCACTCAATGGTGCCCTCAAGAGTCTCCAGCAACATGAAAGTCAACCGACCGACGAAAGTGGATCTGATTCTGAGGCAGCAGAAAGCACCAGTTCTTCGTATTCTTCATTGAGTGACTTCGTTTCGGAGATGGTTTCCTCGGACCTTTCACCTAGCTTACACGATGTCTATGGAAACCAGCATCACGTGCACATAGCGCCCAAAACCATGTCATCGAATCTCGATCCGAAGCTGGTTTATCGACCGCCGAGTTCCTTGCGCTATCCGGAAGGTATGAAACCCATCAAACCCGAAACTGACGATGTCGATCGCCCGGATTCTCCGGCATCGAGCTCCTCGAGCCGTTCGGATCTCAGCAGTCCTAGCTTCAATCGAGATTCGGAGTTTGAATTCAATCCAAAGGCACGTAGTGAAGCACAGGTGATTGCTAAACCGGTAAAAGAGTCTCAAGGGAGCTTCGAAAATGAGTCGGATTCAAATTCGACAACCACGCCAAAAACTATAGTATCGAAAGAGAGTGGAGGATCGTTAGATACGGATCCGAAGAAAGGTAGGCTGGGAAAGATTCCTCCTCCATTATCCCCGAATCTTGCAAAACAGCACAGTGGAAGCAATATTCTAGCTAGAACTTCAAGTTCCGGTTCAACCGGATCGAGCAGTCATCCTCCCTCTCTGGGATCGGCTGGATCCCAGCGGCAAAGCTCACAAGGCTCTCTGTTTGAAGTATTGACCACGCAAGCGAAGGAGTTGGTTCGTGAAACTACACGGCAAAGTAGCCAGGACGGGTTATTGGCCCACGTAGACAAGGTAAGACAGCGTGGCCCACTCCAACAAGAAGCGTAGTAGTGAACTCCCTTTGTTTCATCTATTTGATGTATCTGTCTtacctgttaaaatacagattgatttttttttctttttcttttacatttttaccAAAACCATCCGGTCGATGTTGTCATTTACGTTTCGTATTGATTGTTTTATTACCCGAACCTGCCACGAACATAAACAACATCATTTCCGATAACAACTGTAACATCACACATGAACAATTTTAGATCAGGGAACAAGCCAAGGAGTTCAAAGAACAAGCCGGcgaagaaatgaaaattcttGCTCCTCTGGAACAGGTTTGTAAGGAGTTCGACGTTTTTTTTACCGTTTTTAGTTTGTAGACCGACCGACACATCATAATTTGAATATGTTTCAATGCATGAAATGTGTCCACTCAAGGTCCATTCTAGCAAAGGATAAACTAATATATATTCTTTCTCGATGTTTTAGCTTACTTTACAAGCAAAAAAGGCAGCAGAGGGAGCTTCAAAGCAGGCTCTGGAAGCATCCAAGCATGCCGCTGATGCAAGTAAAAATACCTTCGACGATTTGACCTACGTAGGAAAGTCTACACTGGATGATTTGACGAAAACCGCCAAAGAAGCTGCCACCAAGAAAGGTCTACTACATCAGACCGGTCCGCAGAGCTCCCAGCACCCGCAAAACGTATTACCATCAGGAAGTGCTATTGCAACCACAAATCAGTCCCTGTTTTCGTCGATTACTAGTGACTTTAACGGAATCGCCCAGTCTACATCGAGTATGTTCTCAGATTTATTCAGCACCAAACAGAACAAGCAGGCCGGTCAACAGTCAGGACAAGCGCGTACCACAACCGGGAATCAACCAACGAATCAGAACCAATCGCAGAACAAGATCAAAGACAAACTGTCCTTCGATCCGTTTCCCGGACGAAAGGGGCTGGTAGAGCGGACTCCGCTAATCAGGCACTCAGGACCCAAGCAAACACAGGAAGAGTTACAACGATTACAGAATGCAGAACGCTCCTCGAGTAATTCGGAGAATCAGGCATTCCTGAAAGATTTGGTCAACCAAGTACTCGCAGGCGAGGGCGTTGGATGGCTAAAATTGAATCGCTTGAAGAAATTGATGGAAGATGAATCTTACCGTACGTTGGTGCTtggcaaattgaataaaacgcTGGACCGAAAGATAGGGCCCGATGATCATATAGACGACGTGGTAAGTTTGTTTACAGGGAAGCTACGTGATACTGTACTTTTGAAAGCTACATGTTTGCAGTGTATTACGAAACCCGTTTATAAGGGGACGCTGAAGTGTTTGCTGGCGATCACTCACGGACTTGAGAATACcgtctcaaatttcggtcttgGCGGAATGGCATCCGTATTTCAGATGATGGAAATTGCTCACACTCACTATTGGAGTAAAGATTTGACGGATAATACGACCGATATATCCCAAAGTTTGTTCTCTAGTCGGGTATGAGTCCTATTCATGTTATTGCCTGCCTGATTTTAACTTTTTTCCCTCAAATAGTCTGTCAGCCCAATGGGAAGTCGGGAAAATCTTCGATCGCCACAAAGTCCTGCAGAACCGGCTGAGTGGAGCTCCACGGTAGGCTCCCGCAAAAACTCCTCCGTTCTGAATGAACCTGTGATATCGCGTCGACCATCCGAAAATGACAACGAGAACCAATCGACTACAGAGATATTCAAGGATATGCTGTCCCTGAAGCGCAATATTCTACTCAACAAGCTGACGTCTTTCGATTCAGAGGTGAGATAGTTTATCAGTTCCATGTGCCTTTCATTGCCTGCGTTACTTGTTGTTTGAGTTGCTACAACCAAAATTGAGCATTCCTTATTTATTAGTAGTTTGTTCAATGTCGTCACTAATATCGCCAAGCTAACTATCTCCTACTTCCGGCTAGTGTGTGATCTCCAGTTGTAAATGTGTGTTTTCTTGAATGTTTGTGTTTCTTGCTCTACAAAACCACCACCACTACTGAATGCTCCCGTATAGCCTGGTGGCGGAGTTCACGGATCATCCGGAGCACTGTCGGTAGCCAGTGATGTGCTGCCACAGCATCAGTCCGGGGGTTCGTTGATACCATCGATCTCTTGCCGATCGACTGTGTCCGATACGGAATATGAGAAAGTAAGTTTGCATTATTCCGCGTTCGTTTCTCTCGGTTCCCTCATTAGTCATTGAGCGCCGTAGCACTGGAGTAAAATGGAAGATTTATACTTATTTTTAGATTATTACTAAGCGATATAAAATTAGTGAACTAGCTTTTGTAACATAGTCTGTGTACATATATCTGTTTTTCGTGGACAAAATGGTAAATACGATCACTTTTTCATCTAGCATCCGAAGGGTTCCTCAACTTTCAAAGATGCTAAAAAGATGGCCGGAGGGCTGTTTTCGGGAAAGTCATCGTTGAGTGCAGGTTTCCGCTATACTGGTGGCAATCTGATTCCAACGTCAAACTCACCATCTCCCGATGCGCCGCGGGTGTACTTGTTCGAAGGTTTGCTTGGCCGGGAGCGATCTAACGTGTGGGATCAAATGCAGTTTTGGGAAGACGCATTCCTGGATGCAGTTAGCCAGGAACGGGACATGATCGGTATGGATCAGGGTCCCGGAGAAATGATGGAACGATATAAATCTCTCTCGGATTCCGAGCGTAAACGGTTAGAGCACGACGAGGACCGGCTACTGTCCACAATGCTGTACAACTTGACGGCCATTTTAGTCATGTTGAACTGCAACAAAGTGGAGATTAAACGGAAGATCCGACGGCTTCTAGGCAAAAGTCACATCGGGTTTATCTACGCACAGGAGGTGAATCTATTGCTGGAACAGATCAATAATCTGGTAAGTGCAGCGATATTTTTAGAAAGAGTTCATAGTTTCTAAAGAGCCAATCTCTTTGTTTCAAACAGCACGGTAATGATATCGATCTGAAACCACTTGGATCTCGCCTGTTGCACCGACAAAGTTTCACTGTTCATCAAGGGGTGGATGCAACTGGCCAGTTGCGCTTCATGGAAGTACGCGATGACGGTTTGGTTTTACGGTCGGTCAACGGAACCATTGTCGAACGTTGGTGGTTCGAGCGGTTAGTCAATATGACCTATTCGCCGAAAACACGAGTATTGTGTCTTTGGCGTAGAAATGGTGGCCAAACACAGCTGTATAAATACTACACCAGGAAGGTAATATATTCGCCTTAATTTGTTGTGGCAAATTTGATAATAAGAAATGATTTTTGTAGTGCAAGGAACTTTATACCGCTATCAAAGAGGCAATGGAACGAGGCGGTTGTACTGGTCAAGGCCCTGAACTAGGGGGTGAGTTCCCTGTGCAGGATTTGAACACAGGAGAGGGTGGACTGATGCAGATCTGTTTGGAAGGTGTAGGATTGTTGTTTGCTAACAGCAAGGTAAGATGGGCAGGATTAAATTTACTGTCTACACTTTTATTACATCTCTAAAAAGCTATAatcttattttatttatgattcTTCTCTACATCTTCTTCGTTATCGCTATTCTTATTTTATCTTTACGTATCTCCTCAGTGGTAAATGTGTCTAGTGATACTCAGATTGACAATGATTTATCTTTGAATTTATCGGTGTCTAACAAATTTCGTGACTAGACTAAACAAGGCAGTAGGCTAACAGcataatttcgaaattattttttcaaggTTTAGATAATCGTAGCGCAACAAGCACGCTAGTACCAGCGCACTATTAGCgttatgaaaacaagaaaactcaTAGAAAGAGAACAGCGGTGACTCCATTATGAATCTTTGAATCCAGCCAAACCGGAGCCATAcaaacatttttcgacaatcTTATGATTAAAGCGTAtgagccaactgtcaaaattaactTTGAGGGGActttccggacaaaccgttactcgtcaGTGTGacgaaagaaatttttttaaagccacgtaaatagaaaaagtgaaaaaatgttACTCGTCAATCACAGCTAttgatagtaaacaaaagagaaaagttgaaTTCTGTTAACTGTGTTCGGCCAATAACGGTTTGTAGGGAGTTTCGTCTTAAATTGAagtttgacagttggcttatacgCCCTAATTTATCGaggttaaggttcaactgagaacgcctAAATAAGCGAAAATGAAAAaggcagttttttctcacattgttggaaaaatctttatgaaaatgaatcactGTACTCGGGGTATTGGTAGAGTATTgctgattcattttcatgaagatttttccaacggagcgagaaaaaaatgcatttttttgttttccaagatggccgatTTTctaagctttctcagttgaatctTAACGATGCTCAATCTTTGAATAAAGATTTGCCATCTCAATACGTGAACCGACGTGAACCTGGGGCGACATTATGgatcgaatcgactttttcgtACAAGCTTGCGTACAATAAACCTTGCGTAATGACACCCCTGCTTGTTATTTACCATtgatctgtcagtgtcattcgaATCGAGCACGATGCATTTCAAAAGCATTCAACACGAGGAAAATCTCTTCGAATCCTTCTcgaacgagggccattgacaggtctcgcaCTCGATTGGAATTTCACTGAAAGATAAATGGTGAAAAAGATAAAGATGTCAAGTCTTTACCTAGAGATTTAGCGCCATTATTTATCGTAAAAACATTGGACATGTTGCCGTACAATGCCATTGAACACAATATTAAAAACATGTTACTCTCTTCGTTGTCTTCTTACTATTATCTTTTTATTTCTAATATAAAACTAGACAAACTTATCTGTAATTAACGCTGATTTCAGTTGAAATTCAGGTTAAAAATCAGCTGTCGATTTCGGTTCAATCAATTGTGGTATCTGAGCCAAAATTCTGACATAGTGCAGATGGATATTAAAATCAAAATCTAGCTGGTCCGGCTGGGAACACTTGCGATACCAGCTTAGTAGCAAACAGCTGTAATACAAATGAGCCGTACTGCATAGCAGCGATGACCACTTATCAAGAAGACTAGAAACTGTCCAGAGCTTTGAAACAGTAACAGCTACACCTCTTCCGGGTAAAACTGGTACTTTCTATAACGATATAATCACACATACCTACTTTTATAATCAGCTTGCTACCCTTGCACAATAGAGGCTCTGTAACCTCTGTTACTTGTTATTTGGGTGGGGTAAGGTAAGAGACGTCAGTCCTGTTAATATGTAGTCTACGATAAAAGTCAACATACGCTGTTTGAGGTTATGTGCGATGCAACGACAAATATTAtcgacatatttttttctttatttcgtTCTATGTAACTTAATAAAAATGAATTACCCTTCCATTTAACTACCCAAACTCTTAATCTTTTGCTGGGTCATGCGACAGAAACAATTATTATATTTTCGTCTTTCAATTAGCCCTCCGCAGACCATGTGGGTTTTTTTTATCGAAGGAGATTCTTCAAAAGAGACCACTACCGACTTTCCCGTAGTACTGTCGGATTGTTACTGCAGCTCTTTCTCCAGCAAGCCTACCTACCTGAACTCCTACCTATACCTTAACCTCCTGTATCTCCGTATCCGTTCGCTGAGTGGTTTTTTTTACTACCCACTTACAGCTTGTGTTACCGGTCCACCGGCGACTACCGTTCGAAACGTTGGAACCCatcgaaacgtgaaccgatccagagatACCGAAAACCTAACTCGAATCCCTTCTCAACCACCCTTACAGGATTTTTTAACCGACGTGAAACTGGTTGTTGGTGAAACTGGTGTCAACTTAGTGCTCATTTCTCTTATGCGCTTGAGCTCTGACAAAACTACTGTTACAGTCATTAACTCCCAACTGTCGTTGAGCCCATTGGCCCCCTTGCATATGCGGAGCCCTTTGGCTCCTTTACGTACGTTGAGTCAGCACGCCATCCACCCCTCGCTGCGTAACCGGTCGACCCAAGGACCATCGCCAACGTCGGAATTCGTCGAGACGGTCGTGAACTAGGCAGTCCACATACGACCGTCGCAGCGCAGGAACCCATCGGTACGTGAACAGATATGTAGGAGCCAACAAATCTGGCTCGCGTCCCTTCACGGCCACACTCGCAGAGTTTATAACCGACTGGAACTACCATATCGCCCATTACTTGGTAGTTGGTGTTGCCAGCTTGCTGTTCTATTTGCTACTTTCTCTGCAGTCCCGACCGTATTAGTGTCACTACTCCGCTGACAGCATTCCAGGTGCCCTCGTCTCGGAACATCTCTGCCATAATATTTTCTACGTTAAGCGAAGGTACCTCCCTTTGCACTGCGTAAAATCTAGGACACGCGAGGACCACATTCTCCAGTGTCACCTCGACACTCAGGACAAAAGGGTGACACAGCGTGTCCGAACCGATGTAGGTCCTGTTTAAAACAACTATGATCAGACAGGCACTGCGTCAAATACAGCCTGCTATTTATCCAGGTCGAGAGAACCAGTATGAGTATGTGAGTCCACATTCCTTTTTTCCGACGAGTCCCAATCATGCTGCCATTTGGCTGTCGAGTCTCCTCTCATAGTTTTCCGCATTGCTCTGGTCCGCTTCCGCTTTTAGCATTCGTTATTTAAGATGCTGCCGATAGGGATCATTCCAGCGATAACGCAGGCTGCTTCTGATGAGATAGTCCTGTACGCGCTCGCGAGCCGCATGGCCATGAGCCTGAACGATTCCGCTATGTCTCTTGTGCAATCCAGACCGGGTCTCCGTACCTCAGTATCGATGATTATACACTAGCCAGAAGACATCTCTTGCTACTGCTTGGCCAGAAGTTGTTCGGCATGATTCTGACTAAAGCGTTTATAGCTTTGGCCGCTTTCTCGCAGCCATAGTCACATGGGTGTTGAAGCTCAATCTATCATCTATCATTACCACCAGCTGCTTCAGTGCCCGCTTCGAGACTATGGTATGCTGTCCGGCAGTGATTTCTGCTCGCTGCAGCACCAATAGTACCTCCGTTTTGTGCTTCGCTTCCTTCAGTTTCCAATCCTGTCGATCGCCGCCATCGCCAACATTTCCACCTCTTTCGGCGTCTCTCCCAGTACCATTATTACGATGTCGTCCGCGAACCCGATGATCTCTAACACCCCTAGGCTGCGTCAGTACGCCGttatacatcccgttccaaagcgTTGGATCCAAGTTAGAGCCTTGTGGGACTCTTGCCGTAATCCTAATCGATTTTTACCCCCCGTTTGTCTCATAGGAAATAATTCCTTAGAATTCTGCATAGCTAGCTAGGGACTCTCATTTTGTGCAGTGATTCCACAAAGCTTGCGCTATTGAACGCGTTTTGACGTCTATCGTTATCACTCCACAGTATCGATTTCCTCTTCTTTTCTGCTTGCTTGCCATACTGGCTCTCTCGATCACTGTCCGAATGGCGTCCACCGTAGACTTGCCCTTCCGAAATCCTAACTGTTTTTTCGACAACCCGCTACCGCTTTCCGTAAATGTCCGTCAGCATCTTAAGGACAATCCTCTCTAAGAGTTTCCCGAGCGTATCCAGTAGGTATATACGACGATGGGTCCTTGGGGAGGTTACCTAGTTTAAGCGATAGCACTAACTTCTGTATCTTCCATTTGTCAGAAAAGTGGCCCTCGTCTAGAAGCTTTTGATACACTTTTCTGAACATATGTCTGGATTCCATCTGGTCCGGGCGCTTTCTTCACCTATAAAACCTTTGCCAATGCGACGAGGTCCTTGTTAGAGGAGATTAATATCACTTCAGCATTGTCCTGGTCTACCTCGCCATACGGTATACTGGTCCATATCATTGGATCGTACCCGGGAAAGAGTCCTTTTaagataattttcagtttatcaGGGCACATTTCCAAAGGCGTCATGGGCTCTCTGATCTTTGCCCCAGGGGTTGGCGTCAGCACCCTGGGACAAATCTTTAAAGCAAATCGATTTTCTTCGTTTTATCTCACGTTTCAATGCGGCCCTTACGACACGGAACACTATATTACGCTCCTTTCTGTCCTCTTTGGTGGTAGCTCTCTTGGCGTATCTTCTGGCTCGAAGGCAGCTTGCGCATAGGGCTCTCCTCGCTCCACCATTACGTACGCGCGGTCTGTTTATTGGCTCTAGTTTTCTTGGCATTATGGTGTCGCATGATCTTGCTAGCGTTTCTGTTAATTCTTCAACATCCATATCGGAGGAGCCGCTCGATGcctgaagtgcttccacaaagagGTCGTTATTATATGACTTCCACTTCCGTTCGCGAGCTCTCGCCCTTTTTATTGACGCTTGGTATCTTGGACCAAAACTGCACCAGATTGTTAGGTGGTCACTATGCGCGTAGTTTTCGCCAACTCTCCAGTTCATATGTTCGATGATGAATACCCGTTCATTTCTGCAGAAAGTTGTACTGGGGCCCTCATTGCATAGCATAACATCCGGTTTGGCTAGAGCTTCCAACAGGCtataccctcttgtgttggtatGTCTGCttccccactccactgcccaagcatCGAAATCTCCTCCAGTGACTACCGGTCTTTGTCCGACCAGCTCTTCAGTAAGCTCATCTCGAATGGAACAGCTCTACCGCCCATCTATGGGATGCATATCAGCTACAAAAATTTTGGCAATCACGAAGCCTCCGTTTGAGCCACTTTCAGTATGGGGTACTTCCCGGCACATGAATTGTTGTCATTCCTGTTCTATCTACCGCCCAGTTACCGTTGTTGATAGGGATTCGACACGGTTCCGCAATAATTGCAACATCGCATTTCGTTTCTGTTGTCGGCTGCCATAACAGTTGCAGTGCAGTGTCGCAACGATTCAAATTCAACTGGGCCACCTCCATCACTTCTGGCTCTTCATAGCCTTTTTGTGCGTTGGGCATATGAAGCCTTCCGTCATGTGGTCTGTCCAACCACATCGCATGCATGCACATTGGTTACTTCAAGCAGTCTCTTGAAAAGTGTCTCTTCTtcccacattttctgcacatatcagatctgtccgggcctttgcaattTTTCACCTAGTGACTAAAGCATCTCTCCATTtgtttggaaactctaggaacaTCCTTCAATGAATTCACTGACCACCAAACTTGATTCGGCCTTCTCCAACAGTTTAGTAGCTACGTGGAAAGCCCTATCGACACCGTCTGCGTACCGCCATACGCCTTCCTCATCCAGATTACCATTGGTGGACGTCCCAGTTCACATTGTTTTCTTCAGCGCACTTCTCAGCTCAGATCTCCTGTTGTTATCTCGTCCAGGTTCATCCACTCAATCACTGTCTCGTGGGCCAAGGCCCTTACGGTTGCCTCCTCGCCTAGCGACTTTTCAATGAGTGCCTTGAAGGCTACGCTCTTGATCGTCGGGTCATCCTTCAGTTGGAACCACGTGGGTTTATAGGTTGTAGGCTAGCTAGGATCTGTCCTAGTTTGCTGAGTATTATTCTTGTGATCTTTGTATCGACGATCAATCTTTGGAATTTCTGGCAAACAAGGTTTATAAACTGGCTTCCCAAAAGTCACGGCGGAAGTCTATTAACCTAAATCGGTTAAAGTCGTATTTGAATGTCAATATATCATGAAGGTGTTATTGttatgttatctcaatatcctctcggggtgttgatatattcgCTCATCGAGAAGTATCTTTTATTCCCTTAggagtgaagaatacttccTTATTGTCTATGTTCACTGCGTCGTTATTATTCCTATCTCTAACCTTACCACATCccaaatccttcccatcaggaaaatatTGAGAAGTCATTGATTTCATGGATGCTGAAATTGCTGCCGAGTAAGACTGTTCATAAAAGTTCATTCATTGtgcaattttaatattttttatactgTTCAGTAAACATCGTAATTCCCTGAAATGCAAATTGTAATATTTGTCAATTTTTCTTATATTATATCAGATCGAAGATCGCTTGCGAAATCATTTATCCATTGGCAAACTTCGTTACTTCCTCCCGAACATCAAACTTGAACTAAGCGGTGAAGGACAGTAACAccggaagctgccggaagtTCTTCTGCACTTTGCACGTATGCAGTTCTTCCCAGTCCTTGGCTCTATGAACGAAAGACCtagacagattcaactttttagcCACATTCCTGACTGCAGCATagggattccgcttaaacgctttcactacacacTCGtaatcctgatcactaatagaacaccCACAATGgccgcatttctccttccgttcgatgctcaaaGTTTGATAGcaacgtttaatcacacgactcaccgttgactgctcgattccgagttgtttgccgatgtcccg is part of the Topomyia yanbarensis strain Yona2022 chromosome 1, ASM3024719v1, whole genome shotgun sequence genome and encodes:
- the LOC131678967 gene encoding MAP kinase-activating death domain protein isoform X4 is translated as MAEQQQRDSLCPRLIDYLAIVGARSVVASRPSNAAGVPGMQAAGPHSPPPVQIPELLRRYPPTDHADFPLPLDMVYFCQPEGCVSVGPRRTGTAVRDATSFVFMLTDKDSGKTRYGICVNFYRPMEKHVPGVGGGGNPAGGRKGHNSTFRRESWRKSMEKSSDSAFSSDYRSSNIGPSDSSDRDCPSRRDSDPPNTSYYGGPQQQIRLGVTGPSADSESGGSHSPSPRASRKRSKIRSQSLTTLCILSHHPFLSTFRECLYILKKLIDASNDASSPKRVGGSRQSGRDSVWNVLTSQVTDSTPSVVLHDVKEIETWILRLLSAPVPVPGSTRVEVEVLSPAIHQPLVFSLPDHTRFSFVDFPLHLPLELLGVETCLKVLTLILLEHKIIIQSRDYNALSMSVMALVKLIYPLEYMFPVIPLLPTCMGSAEQLLLAPTPFIIGLPATFLLYKRNFRLPDDVWLVDLDSNRLTPASGDAEQIPALPEPEGTVLKNHLKQAMQLMDQAGVGALSSMTTSHQVASAQPGQLTQPGSNRESFSGPNTAHQTFPQPLQVPGSTSNSQRSSFSGASGTPRQPSPVGQTPPNPFLYGTDVDSVDVATRVAMVRFFNSQNTLANFTEHTRTLRLYPRPVVAFQINSFLRSRPRASNFLNKFARTQAVEWLAEWSLTPTNVAFLRVQTGVLDPGQVGDKPKWYSHTLTPIKFPVWDDNGSLNGALKSLQQHESQPTDESGSDSEAAESTSSSYSSLSDFVSEMVSSDLSPSLHDVYGNQHHVHIAPKTMSSNLDPKLVYRPPSSLRYPEGMKPIKPETDDVDRPDSPASSSSSRSDLSSPSFNRDSEFEFNPKARSEAQVIAKPVKESQGSFENESDSNSTTTPKTIVSKESGGSLDTDPKKGRLGKIPPPLSPNLAKQHSGSNILARTSSSGSTGSSSHPPSLGSAGSQRQSSQGSLFEVLTTQAKELVRETTRQSSQDGLLAHVDKLTLQAKKAAEGASKQALEASKHAADASKNTFDDLTYVGKSTLDDLTKTAKEAATKKGLLHQTGPQSSQHPQNVLPSGSAIATTNQSLFSSITSDFNGIAQSTSSMFSDLFSTKQNKQAGQQSGQARTTTGNQPTNQNQSQNKIKDKLSFDPFPGRKGLVERTPLIRHSGPKQTQEELQRLQNAERSSSNSENQAFLKDLVNQVLAGEGVGWLKLNRLKKLMEDESYRTLVLGKLNKTLDRKIGPDDHIDDVCITKPVYKGTLKCLLAITHGLENTVSNFGLGGMASVFQMMEIAHTHYWSKDLTDNTTDISQSLFSSRSVSPMGSRENLRSPQSPAEPAEWSSTVGSRKNSSVLNEPVISRRPSENDNENQSTTEIFKDMLSLKRNILLNKLTSFDSEPGGGVHGSSGALSVASDVLPQHQSGGSLIPSISCRSTVSDTEYEKHPKGSSTFKDAKKMAGGLFSGKSSLSAGFRYTGGNLIPTSNSPSPDAPRVYLFEGLLGRERSNVWDQMQFWEDAFLDAVSQERDMIGMDQGPGEMMERYKSLSDSERKRLEHDEDRLLSTMLYNLTAILVMLNCNKVEIKRKIRRLLGKSHIGFIYAQEVNLLLEQINNLHGNDIDLKPLGSRLLHRQSFTVHQGVDATGQLRFMEVRDDGLVLRSVNGTIVERWWFERLVNMTYSPKTRVLCLWRRNGGQTQLYKYYTRKCKELYTAIKEAMERGGCTGQGPELGGEFPVQDLNTGEGGLMQICLEGVGLLFANSKFFIRLEHIKKCFTQKGGVFILEEYNPKTRQLIQRKFMSNLADDICYSVLCVFSYVAAGQEWQKKYPAIATSGPTGPSAQQVSTGTIAAASHQQQQVSHQPPPVAKLATQPVQPPTQSNQRVQQTHLPPQNSPKLQTIISKQVPSQQQQQQQQPQQSQPVQQLFQKVTPQAAQQQQQKVQSVEAPPVSPAPQLKNPPSLPARPVLAASTSSAGTSPNSSSSSSEPPKMKAPVLPSSSGGRLPQQTSLPNRGPPPAIPPRIGLGQRSGSVQIPSSSMASGPFRQLKRQASAASPNQSPPGAHLQQSYSQRADAKGTSNDFRRN